A region of Streptomyces sp. NBC_01267 DNA encodes the following proteins:
- a CDS encoding Na+/H+ antiporter, producing MDQLALLLALLIGAVVSVPIGERLGLPAPVLMTLGGVCLALLPFVPNVDIPSGLILPLVLPPLLYAAVQRTSWRQFTANFRPILLLAVALVFVTTAAVAAVASAIVPGLPIAAAVALGALVAPPDPVAATAVAGALGLPRRLVSILEGEGLFNDVTAIVLYHVAIAAALTGTFSWPVAAGQLVLSAVVAVVVGLALGWLTNKLMGLLGDTTLQIGLTLLVPFLSYVLAEELLGSGVLAVLTSALFLAEHTADADDVRGRLEGNAFWEIVDTLVTGVTFGLIGLELHVVFGTASGHVGQMFGWGAAIVGVVLAVRLVWLLPATWLAKRLHSMRDYDEEIPTSWRETVVMWWAGMRGVASVALALAIPLTKDNGEPFPGRSEVVFIAFAVVMATLVCQGLTLPWLVQKLGVRSDTNAERELERTLAIRAAKAARHRLKEIQEVEELPEDLAERMARGAFEIGARISPDMVDEERHAAYLQRAERMKTVQRIQREMMSAARHEVLSARSEPGADPEIVDRVLRHLDVRSLR from the coding sequence GTGGACCAATTGGCACTGCTGCTCGCGTTGTTGATCGGGGCGGTGGTCTCGGTGCCGATCGGGGAGCGGCTCGGGCTGCCCGCCCCCGTGCTGATGACGCTCGGCGGGGTCTGTCTGGCGCTGCTCCCGTTCGTACCGAATGTCGACATCCCCTCCGGTCTCATCCTGCCGCTGGTGCTGCCACCGTTGCTGTACGCGGCCGTACAGCGCACGTCCTGGCGGCAGTTCACCGCGAACTTCCGGCCGATCCTGCTGCTCGCCGTGGCACTGGTGTTCGTGACGACAGCCGCGGTGGCCGCCGTCGCGAGTGCGATCGTGCCCGGTCTGCCGATCGCCGCCGCCGTCGCGCTGGGCGCGCTGGTGGCGCCGCCCGACCCGGTGGCGGCCACCGCGGTCGCGGGCGCGCTCGGGCTGCCGCGGCGACTGGTCTCGATCCTGGAGGGCGAGGGGCTGTTCAACGACGTGACGGCGATCGTCCTCTACCACGTGGCGATCGCGGCGGCCCTCACCGGGACGTTCTCCTGGCCGGTCGCCGCAGGGCAGTTGGTGCTCTCCGCGGTCGTGGCGGTGGTGGTGGGTCTTGCGCTCGGCTGGCTCACCAACAAGCTCATGGGGCTGCTGGGGGACACCACCCTGCAGATCGGGCTGACGCTGCTGGTGCCCTTCCTCAGCTATGTCCTGGCCGAAGAGCTGCTGGGGTCCGGGGTGCTCGCGGTGCTGACGTCCGCGCTCTTCCTCGCCGAGCACACCGCCGACGCCGACGACGTACGCGGCCGTCTGGAGGGGAACGCCTTCTGGGAGATCGTCGACACCCTGGTGACCGGGGTGACGTTCGGGCTCATCGGACTCGAACTGCACGTCGTGTTCGGCACGGCCAGCGGTCATGTGGGGCAGATGTTCGGCTGGGGCGCGGCGATCGTCGGGGTGGTCCTCGCCGTACGGCTGGTGTGGCTGCTGCCCGCCACCTGGCTGGCGAAGCGGCTGCACTCCATGCGGGACTACGACGAGGAGATCCCCACCAGTTGGCGTGAGACCGTCGTCATGTGGTGGGCGGGCATGCGCGGGGTGGCCTCCGTCGCCCTGGCGCTCGCCATCCCGCTGACGAAGGACAACGGGGAGCCATTCCCGGGGCGCAGCGAGGTGGTCTTCATCGCCTTCGCCGTGGTCATGGCCACCCTGGTCTGCCAGGGGCTGACGCTGCCCTGGCTGGTGCAGAAGCTCGGTGTCCGGTCGGACACGAACGCCGAGCGCGAGCTGGAACGGACCCTGGCGATCCGGGCGGCCAAGGCCGCCAGACACCGGCTCAAGGAGATCCAGGAGGTCGAGGAACTGCCCGAGGACCTCGCCGAACGGATGGCGCGCGGCGCGTTCGAGATCGGTGCCCGGATCAGCCCCGACATGGTCGACGAGGAGCGGCACGCCGCGTATCTGCAGCGAGCCGAGCGGATGAAGACCGTGCAGCGGATCCAGCGGGAGATGATGTCGGCCGCCCGCCACGAGGTGCTGTCCGCCCGTAGCGAGCCCGGCGCGGACCCGGAGATCGTGGACCGGGTGCTGAGACATCTGGACGTGCGGAGCCTGCGGTAG